The following is a genomic window from Hydrogenobaculum sp. Y04AAS1.
TTAGGGTTGTGCCAGGTGGATGTTCTGGTTTCCAATACGCTATGGGGTTTGATGATAGCGTAGAAGAGACAGACATCGTATTGGAATCAAATGGCACAAAAATCATAATAGATCAATTTTCTGTGCCTTATATAAACGGTGCAGAGCTTGACTATGTCCAAGATTTTATGGGCGGCGGTTTTACCATTAAAAATCCAAACAATTTTGGTGACGGTTGTGGCAGCTGCGGCTCTGGTGGTTGCGGTTCACACTAATTAAAATATTTCTGTCCCAAGCCTGCATAGAGCAGGCTTGTTTTTTCATGAAAAGTTAGTTATTATAAACTTATATATATTTCACAATATCTTCATAGTAGTTTCATTTATTTCTCATGCGCTTATATTATGATCTTCTAATGAAAAAAATAATCGTTGCTTTTGGGATATTAAATGGTTTGGCTTTTTCTAAAAGCCTTAGAAACGAGGTTTATATAAACCTGTTTGCTGGAAGATTACCAGGCATAAGAAGCGTCACGCTAAGACCAGAGCTAAATCTTGGCTATAAGCTTCACTGGGGAATAAAAAGATTTGATGTTGATTTTAAAGCAGATGGATATTACGGATCTGCTGATACAGGGAGCGGCACACAAAGGAATAAACTTCTACAGTTAAACTTAAAAACTGTTGGCTTATACAACTTCTACGAAGATAAACATTCAAAAATTGGTATTGGGCTTTTTGCAAAAGATTATCAACCGTTAACATCTTTCGAACCCTCTATAACACCATCTCAAGTCATTCAATACGGAGCTGAAGAAAAAGAGATACCAACCAACGACAATTACAACTTTGGTTCAAGATTAAGAGCAAAATACGACTATAAGAAGATAGTTTCTTCGGTTTTTACCGATATCTATTTTTATGGTAACAGAGTGGCACCAAACTTAGTGCCATACGCTCCCTTACTTAGCATAGGCACAAAAGACAAACTGCTTCTCATAGGAGATGTAAACAACCCAAAACTAGCTTTAAACCTTGATATGAGGTTTTATTTTGAAAGAAAGTATGGCAACAAAATATTTACCTCCCACGATGGGCTTGCTGGTACAAAAAGAGAATTTGATCTAACAGTGGGGGCTATGTACTATATTACCAAAAATCTTGATTTTCACGTAGATACTTACGGCTTTAACAACCTAAATAGAGGAAATTCCTCTACACTACCAAGTGGATTTAAAGACGGTGTTTATGCTGGTTTTGGCTATAAGTTTTAAGGCTTTTCTTATAAATTTTCTTGTAAAAGCACATAAAAACTCTCTCCCATGCTAAGTATTAGGTTTTTAAGTCTGGAGCATCTTTCGATGGAGTATGCATCCTCCTCCTGGCATACTTCTTCTATGGTCTTTATAAAATAAGGGATGTCCATAAGGAACTCCCTTTGCCTTTTTAAAAAAATGTTTTTAAAACCAAAATACTCTCCTATTTTTTGAAGCATAGAAAAATCCACCATGTACGTGATGTCAAATATCTCATCTGAGTATATATTTTGGACAATTTTTGAGTTTTTATAACCTCTTATCGTGTTTTTATGAGGCGATGTTTTGTACCCATAGTCTATACTAAGTATATACCCTTTTCTTAAAAGCTTTGATATTTTTTGATATATGTAAAAACTATCTATGGGCAATTCGTAATAAGCGTTATCTAAATTTAGTATATCGATAAGAATTTTGGTATCCTCATGAGGCTCTTGCCATATTTCTTTTGGTGGTTCTATGTAAAGCTCCTTTTTATCTTTTATGGGGGCTATACCTAAAGCGTCGAAAAATTCGTTCGACAGCACTATGCCCTCAAAAGGCTCTAACATGCTAAGATCATCTATCCAAATTACATTTTTACATTTGAGGTTTTGTTTTTGGATGTTGGTTAATCTTTGGCTTGTCTCATATATTATATAAGGAATGTTTAAAACATCCAATATATCTTTAGCCATAATGCCGTTTCCAGCCCCAAGCTCCAATATCTTAGGATTATCAAAAGCACTTATATAATCTTTTATAAAGTAAGCTATGCTTTTTCCAAAAGTCTCATCAAGTTCTGGTGATGTGAAAAAATCTCCTTTTCCTATTTTGGGGTTTGTAGAATAATAGTTTTGGGCTTTTTGTATAAAAAAATCGTAAAAACGTTTCATGCTAAAATTATACATCATGATAATAATGGAAATGACAAAAGAGTATATAGATGAAGTTATAGAGATAAACAATTTATCTTTTACCACAGATGCTTGGAACGAGCAAGGATTTTACAGAGAGTTTAATTTAGATTATTCAAAAAAATGGGTGGGCTTGGAAGATGGTAAGGTAATAGCCTATGCGATATTTTGGTGTCATGGTACAGAAGCTTTTATGATGACATTTGCAATACACCCAGAGTATAGATCAAAAGGAATAGCTTTTAAATTTTTGACAGAGGTTTTCGAGCTCTTAAAAAAAGAAAATATAAACTATGTAGAGCTTGATGTCAGAAAATCAAACTTACCAGCCATAAAATTGTATAAAAAGCTTGGATTTTCTATCGAAAGGGAGCGCACTGGTTTTTACTCAGATGGGGAAAACGCTTTTGTAATGTCAAAAAAGTTATAAGTTATAGTCTTATTCAAAAAAGATAGTTTTTAAACTTATTAAAATTTGCTATGGCTTGGGCTAACCCAAGCCTCTTTTCGCTAGCTATTTCTATTATGTAGTTTAAAATCCTTAAAGATTCCTCTATATCTTCTTTTGACTCTTTGGAAACATCTAAGTTAGCCAACTCTTCCAAACAAGTTCTAGCTTTATCGTACTCATCGGTTTGAACGTACAACTCACACTGAAGGAGCAGCTTTTTCAGTGGCGACTGATTTTGATCCATATTCTCTCCTTTCTAGTTCTTCCCAAGCTTGTTTAACACCAGATAACATCATAATCATATTTTGAAGAAGCTCTTTATCGTTTTTTTGATTGGCTATCAAAAGACCTTCTAATATCACCCTGTAAAAGTTTGATAAATCTTTAGCCACTTGCCCGCCTTTTTCAAAGTTAAGCGAATCATGAAGTATAGCGACAGCTTCAGTAGCCTTGGTGATATATTCACATTTCTTTATCAAGTTGTCTACATTATCAAGACCTGCATCTATCGCTTCTATAGCAAGCTCCATAAACTCTATAGCTTTGTCATAAGCTATAATAATAAGTTGCAAAGGGTTTGCGCTGAAAAGCATATTCTCTACATAGCTGTCCTTCAAATCTTGATACATAATTTACCTCCTTTATCCTAAAAGTGTTTGAAGTTTTGTTATTTCAGCACTAGAACTTGCCATTACAGCCTCTACCTGTGAAAACTGAAGTTGAAGTTGTTGCTGTTGTAAAAGCAAAGATTGCTGCATTTGATATATCTGATTCTCTGTATATGCATAATTTGAAGATATGTTGTTTTCTTCTGTCATCAAAGCCCCGTTTGGAGAAATAATATTCATTATAGCCTGGCTCAAACTGCTTACAAAAGCAGTTACAGAGTTGAGTACGGTCTGAGAGCTAGTGCTCAGTAAATTTTGAAAGCTATTGGAATCAAACTGCAATTGCCCTGTTTGATAGTTATAGTTTACAACCCCTAAATTTTCTAATGGCTGAACTACACTAAGGAGTTGAGTTTTTAAGTTTGTTAGCATAAAATTGCCCATAAAATCGCCTGGAACTATAAAAGGATTTGCGGAGGTCAAAGAATTTTGAGAAGGATAAGTGCCAGGTTTTTCTGTAAGAACATTTATAGGTGTTAAGATGTTGTTTACCTCGTTTATAAGATTTGATACGTTGTTCGCTACTTGTGACGTGTCCTGAGATATGCTAAGAATTACAGACCCAGTCCCAGAAAGATTTAACGTAACTCCACTTATTACGTTTTGAATCTGATTTATATTTGATGTAACACTAGCCCCACCAAAATTTATAACAGCGTTTTGAGCGTTTTGTATATAGTTTTGGGTAAATATACCTGCGCTATCTTGAGCCACTATCACATGCTGAGTAGTGGAAGGAGATGTTGTGAAAGTAGAAGCCCCTTGTTTTTCTGCAAGCATAAGACTATATGTATTGCCATTATAAAATATTGAGGCAGTTACATCGGATCCAGCGGTATTATTTATTTCATTTACTATATCTTGTAACGTGTTTGTACCATTGTACGTAATATTAAATTCTTGAACACCTGGGGTAGTAGCACTTAAATTGTTGTCGGTGATACCTGAAGAAGATGTATTTGATCTAAAAAATAAGCTTATAGTACCGCTTTGACCAAGCTGTGTGTTTGCAGATGAAAAGCTTCCTAATAACGATATTTCTGGTTGTGCCAGTTGTTGAACAGTGATGTTGTATGTACCAGGAACAGTATTAGGTGTAGCTATTGCATTTAAAACATACGAGTTTGAACTTATAGCTGTCATAGAACCTGTTATGGGATTTAATACAAACCCCATCATTGTGGAAAATACAGACATTGATTGATTGTATATGTAGTTTATCTCTTGCATTTGATTTTGCATATAAGCTGCTTGTTGGCTAAGTGATAAAAGCGGTAAACTACTAGATGACATAACAGCGGCCAAAATACTACCACTGTTAAATAGATTTGAAAATCCAGACAAAGCTATTCCAGCCATATTTTATACCTTCTTACTTACAATAATACCCACTAAATTGTTAATAGCCTCTGCTATTCTTAGCATATATTCTGGTGGAATCTCTTTTATTACTTGGTTAGTCTTGTTGTCTATTATTTTTATAACTAAGCTATCTGCTTTTTTATCCAACGTAATGTTAAGATGTGTGTTTAGATAAGATAAATTTTTAGTGAGTTGCTCTATTGCTTTTTGAATTTGCTTTTCTAAATTATCTCTACTTGTATTGCTATAATCTATGCTTTTTTCATCTTGTAGATTTTGTGTATTGGTGGTATTTTGATCGCCTTGAGATTGAGGAGCTGTCCTAGGTTGACTCGTTTGAGTATTTTGTATAGTTTGATTATTTAACTGATTTGCCAACACACTATCTAAACCTCCAAGTTCAAGCGGCGTCATAACAAAAACCTCCAAGCTTTTCTTATAAATAACATATTGCTATTTCACCATTTTTCAATGATATTATTATCGGCAATTCTTATAAAATTTTTAGCTTCTTCTATTTTTATCGTTTGTTCCTCATAAGGCTTTATTTTAATAAAAATTCCCTGCAGACCTTTTTCAACATGCTTTATAGTATTTATCTCATATATTAGGTTGTCATTTTTTATAACATCGTTTTTTTCCAACACGTCCCAAAGGGTTTTCAACATGTTGTCTATATCTCTTCTTCTTTTATCTGGTAAAAATATAATAGCTTCAACAGACACTTTACAAGAAAATGGTTCTTTAAACTTTAGCTTTTTTAGTTGTAAACTTATCTCCCAAGAAGCCTTTGTCTCCCAAGACGAAATCTTCCAAGGTTTAAATACAGCTCCGCCCTTTTGCCTTATATATCTGTTTGCTTTTCCCTTTGGAGGCTCTGAAATAAATAGATACAGCGTATCATCTTCCATGATAAAATAATATACTATGTTTGCACCTTTATCAATACTAAGCGAATACGTGGAAATAGAGGACGCTCAATATGTAGCTGATAAACTTTCTATATCTGGCACTGAGACTACGTTAAAAAGATTTGGTACTGATATAAAAAACGTAAAGGTCGGTGAAATCTTATCTATACAAAAGCCTGAAAATTTCAATCTATGTAAAGTATTTTTAGGGGATACCACTATCGATGTAATAACAAGCGCTTCCAATGTTTACGTGGGTGCTAAAGTACCAGTAGCTGTAAAAGGAGCTACTATAGACGGTAAAACCATAGATACAAAAACCTTTAAAGGTTTTGAATCTCAAGGTATGCTTTTGTCAGCCTCAGAGCTTGGCTTGGATGATATAGAAGAAGGTATCCTGATACTAGGTAACAACGTTGAAGTAGGCAAAGATGTAGCGTCTTTACTTGATTTTGGAGAATATGTGTTAGAATGCGAGATTACACCAAATAGAGGAGATTTACTTTCTATAGTCGGCATCTCAAGAGAGATAAGCGCCATCACAAACAAACCGTTTAATTTCAACATAGAACAAGGCTTACCAGAAAAAATAGATATAGATATATCAATTGAGACTCAAGGATGCTATAGATATATAGGTAGCATTGTAGAAGGTTTATCTGTTAAAAGCTCAAAACTTTGGCTTAAAAAAGCTCTTTGGAAAATGGGTCTTAAAACTATTTCCAACGTTGTGGACATAACAAACTACGTTATGATGATGTTAGGACAACCTCTTCATGCTTTTGATAAAGACAAAATCGGGGATAAGATTATTATAAGGCAGGCAAAACAAAAGGAAAAGCTTACAGCTTTAGATAAAAAAGAATATGAACTTGATGAGTCTATCATGGTTATAGCAAACGACAAAGGGCCGATAGCTTTGGCTGGTGTTATAGGTGGATTAGATAGCTCTATATCTTATGACACAAAAAACATACTTTTAGAATCTGCTCTTTTTGATCCAATTTTCGTAAGAAAAGCCTCAAAGACTCTAAAGTTATCAACAGATGCCTCTTACAGGTTTGAAAGAGGTGTAGATATAGATATGGCTTTAAAAGCTTCTGTTTTTGCTTTAAAACTCATAGAGAAAGAAGCTGGTGGCAAAGTGGTAGGTTATAATGAAGTAATAAGAGAAACATTGCCTGTTAAAAAGTTCTTCTTACCCATGAACGACTATGTAAGATATACTGCCCTTAACTTTGAAAAAGAAAAAATATCAGAAATAATAAACAAACTTGGTATTCCCAACAAGCCTATGAGATGTGGTATAGAGTTTGAAGCTCCGTCTCACCGATACTACGATATTGACTCTTCCATAGACCTTATAGAAGAAATTGTAAGAATAACAGATTTTAACTCCTTTGAAATAGAACCATTAACACTCTTACCAAAGCCAAGCGATAAGAAAGAATATATATACGAAATAAAGAACAAATTGGTAGCCACCGGATTGAAAGAAGTAATAAATTTAAGCTTCGACAAAATAGAAGACTACGAAGCTCTTGGCTTAGAAAAACCCACTATAGAAATCAAAAACCCCATACTACCTTCTTTTAGGTTTTTAAGAAGATACCTAACGCCATCTATGATAAGATTGGCAGATCAAAATGTTAAAAAGCACATATACGATTTTGCTACATTTGAAATATCTAATATCTTTAAAGAAGATTCTCAACCTACAAGTATATGCATATTGTTAAGAGGACACAAGAGAATATACCCTAAAACAAAATGGAATATAAACCATATAAAGGAGATAGTAAAAACTATAAACAAAGATATTATGTTTGGTTTTTCTAGTTTGCCATTCCTTCATCCTTATCAACAGGGAAGCTTAACATTTGACAATAAAGATATAGGATTTTTTGGCGTTTTAAAAAGCGATATACTTCAAGATACAATTATATGTGAGTTTGAAATTCCTAATAAAGCAAAATATCATGATATAAAAGAAATATCTAAATATCCACCGATAGTTAGAGACATATCACTGATAATGAGCATTGATTTTGATGTTCAAAAGCTTATTATTCTCATAAGAGAGTTTTTTGGAAGCATGTTAGAGAATGTTTTAGTATTTGATTTTTATAAAGGAGAGCAAATAGAAGAAAATAAGAAGAGCGTAGGTCTAAGACTTAGTTTAAGGGCCCTTGATAGAAGTTTAGAAGATGAAGAAGTAAATGTTCTAATAGAAAAGCTATTAGGACACCTTAAAGAAGAGGGTATAGAGCTTAGATTTGTTTAGTTTAAATAAAAGCCTGCCCTACTCGTTAGTGTGAAGATATTTTTGGGGCCTACATGTGAGCTATTAGGGAGCTCGGAAGTTCAGGGGCGTCTCACAGTAGACCCTCTGACAGGGCGCCCACCTAAAAATAGGAGGCCCGCATGTATGTTTGCACGACGGTAGGGTGGGTAATAAACCCTTCTTGTCTTTCTTCTTTTGCCTCCTAATTATGGAGGTATATGTCAAAAAAGGAATTACGAAGTATTTTTTTGAAAAGACGCGACATGCTCTCTGAGGAAGAAGTATGCAATGCTTCCTTAGAGATAGCAAAGAACCTTTTGCAAGATAGAGATTTTAAAAGGGCTAAGTCTGTGATGGTTTATCTTCCCATAAGAAAAGAGGTAAATCCGTTTATTGATATAAGTATATATGAAGGGAAAATTATTTCTTTACCAAAAATTGTTAACGATACCCTTGTGCCTTGTATTTACAGAAGCCCTTTTGTGAAATCCATTTACAATACTTTAGAACCAGAAGAGTGCCAGGAAACGAGTATAGATCTTTGTTTGGTACCTGGAGTTTGCTTTGATAAACATCTTTACCGTGTAGGTTTTGGTAAGGGTTTTTACGATAGGTTTTTATCGGCAAATAAAAACATATTTTCTATAGGTATATGTTATGATTTTCAAATTGTTGACTCTATAGAGAAAGACCCTTTTGATGTAAAACTTAACAAAATCATTTCTGAAAATTATGTAATAGAAGGAGGTAATTACCAATGGAAACTGTCGTTATAGGTATCTTATCCATTTTAGTATTGGTATTGTCTGGTTTTGGATTTTTAGCTTTTAAAAAGCTAAGCGAAAAACAAGTGGTGAATCTACCAAACACATCCGAAGAGTCAAAAATCCTATTAGAAGAAGCTAAAAGACAGGCAGATGCCATACTAGAAGAAGCTAAGAAACAGCTAGAGTATTCAAAAGAACTGGCAGAAAGAGAAGCATCCAAGTACATGGAGTTTATCAAGAAAGAAAACGAAAAGTTAGGGAAAGAAAAAGAAGCCATCAAAAAAGAGCTAGAGCTTAGAAAAGAAGAGTTAGAGAAAGACTACATTAGGAAACAAGAAGAACTTTCTTCAAAAGAGCAATCTCTTTTACAAAGAGAGAGAAGCTTAGAGTCCAAAGAGATAAACCTAGAAAGAAAGCTACAAAGCCTTGAGAAAAAAGAAGAGGAGCTTTACGCAAAAGAAAGGGAACTAAGAGAACTAGAAAAAGCTCTTCAAAAGAGAGAAAAAGAGATAGAGCAGCAGTATAAAAACGTGGAAACCATTAAAAGCGAAATAGAAGAACTTAAAAACAAGGAACTTCTAGAACTCCAAAGAATAGCATCTTTAACTAAAGAAGAGGCTTACCAAGAGATATTAAGAAAAGCCGAAGAAGAGGCTAAGATAGAAAGTATAAGGATAGCAAAAGCCATAGAAGAAAAGGCAAAAGAAGAGGCTGAAAGGGAAGCGAAAAGAATTATCACCACATCTATTCAAAGGCTATCCCCAGAAATAGCAATAAATTACAGCACGTCTACTATAGAGCTACCAAGCAACGAATTTAAAGGACGTATCATAGGAAGGGAAGGAAGAAATATAAGAGCTTTTGAAATATTAACAGGTGTTGATATTATAATAGACGATACCCCAGATACCGTTACGCTTTCATCTTTTGACCCTATGAGAAGAGAGATAGCCAAACAAGCCCTTGGAAAACTTATAATTGATGGCAGAATACACCCAGCTCGTATAGAGGAGGTTGTAGAAGAAGTTAAAAAAGAAATGGACAACAACATTAGAAAGCTAGGTGAAGAAACTGTTATGGAGTTAGGCATCCACGATATGAACCCAGGACTTTATTATTACATAGGTAAACTTTACTACAGGACATCTTATTCGCAAAACGTATTGCTCCATTCAAAAGAGGTAGCAACGATAGCTGGGCTCATGGCTGCTGAACTAGGTTTAAACGAAAAAGCTGCTAAAAGAGCTGGACTTTTGCACGATATAGGGAAAGCCATATCAAACGAAATGGGTGGTTCTCACACAGACATAGGTATAGAATTGTGCAAAAAGTATAAAGAGCCTGACTATGTTTTAAACGCCATAAAAGCGCATCACGAAGAAGAGCCTGTTAAATATCCAGAGGTAGCTTTAGTATGTGCAGCAGATGCTCTTTCCGCAGCAAGGCCAGGAGCAAGAAGGGAATCTCTAGAGGCTTATATTAAAAGGTTAGAAAAACTTGAAGAGATTGTGAAAAGTTTTCCAGGTGTATCAAACGTATATGCTATGCAAGCCGGCAGAGAAGTAAGGGTTATAGTATCCCCTTCTGAACTCACAGATGAACAAGCTTACGATATGTCTAAGAAGATTGCCAAGAAGATAGAAGAAGAAATGGATTATCCTGGCAACATAAAGGTTGTAGTTATAAGAGAAAATAGGTTTGTAGAGTATGCAAGATGATTTTTGTTGTATAGCTTTTAGAAAAAATAGTTTTATATTTAACTGTAGGAGTGTTTTATGTACAAAAATACTAAGATAGATTTTAACCTTATAAAAAAGTATGATAAACCAGGTCCAAGATACACTAGCTATCCTACAGCGGTAGAGTTTAAGCCTCTGTCCTCTGAGGTTTACAAAAAAGAACTAGAAGATATATTGCACGACGAAAGACCTCTTTCTTTATATATTCATATACCTTTCTGTGAAAATGCGTGTTGGTTTTGCGGATGTAACGTAATAATTTCTCATAGAACAGATGTGGCAAAACCATATCTTAACTATCTCTTTAAAGAAGTTGATATGCTAAAAGATGTTTTGAAAGATTATAAGAAAATTGACCAGTTTCACATAGGCGGGGGCACTCCAAACTTTCTAGATAATGAAGATTTCTACAATATGATGTCCTTTATCAAAGACAGATTTGATTTTACAGAAGAGCCTGAGGTATCAATAGAAATAGACCCGCGTCATATAGATTACAAAAAACTAAAACTCTATAAAGAACTTGGATTCAACAGAATTAGTATGGGGATACAAGACTTTGATAGAAATGTGCAAGAACGCATAAACAGAGTGCAAGATGAAGAGCTTTTAAAAAATGTAATTTACGATATAAGGAGTTTAGGTTATAAAAGCTTAAACATAGACCTTATGTATGGATTACCGGGCCAAACGGTTGATACCTTTAAAAGCACCATAGAAAAAACGATAGAATTTTCTCCAGATAGGGTAGCAGTTTTTAATTTTGCATATGTGCCTTGGCTAAAACCGCTTCAACGCAAAATTGATGCTACAACTCTGCCAGAAGCATCAATAAAACTTGATATGTTAAAGTTAGCGATAGAGTTGTTTGAAGCCAGTGATTACGCTTTTATAGGTATGGATCACTTTGCAAAAAAAACAGACGATCTTTATTTAGCCCAAAAGCATAGAAAACTTTGGAGAAACTTCCAAGGTTATACCACCAGAAAAGGCGTTCATCTAATAGGAATTGGTGCCACATCTATAGGCATGTTAGACAAAGCTTATTTCCAGAATCATAAAACCTTAAGAGATTACTATAGCGCTTTAGATAAAGGCGTTTTTCCTATTATGAGAGGGTATATCTTAAACCAAGACGATATAATAAGAAGAGAAGTGATAATGGACATTATGTGTAATCTTTACGTAGATAAAAAGGATATAGCTTCTAGATTTAGCATAGACTTTGATTTATATTTTGAAAAAGAGCTTTTAGAGCTAGAAGAACTAGAAGAAGATGGTCTTATTAGCATAAATGAGGATAAGATAGAGGTAAACCCAGAAGGCAGGCTATTGATAAGAAATATAGCTATAGTTTTTGATGTATATTCAAAAGCCAAAGAAAAACCAACATTTTCTAGGACCATATAAAAAAGATAAAAAATTTTAGAGAAATTTTTATATTATTATGCTATAATATTCCCCATGGAACATTATGAGCATGTAATAACTAGTATAGTAGCCATGGTAGTAGCACTGGGCGTTGTATTAGCTGCTGGCAAACCTAAAATCATGCCATCAAAATTGCAATTTGTAATTGAATCCTATATAAATTTTTGCAAATCTATGGTCACTGAAAACATGGGCGAGCAAGGTCTACGCTATTTACCTCTTATAGCCTCTATAGGGCTTTTTGTATTCTTTGGAAATGTTATGGAGCTTTTACCTTTTGTAGATGCACCCACTGGCAACATAAATACCACTTTAGCACTTACACTTATAGTATTTTTCTTATACCACTTTGAAGGCTTTAGAGTGAACGGTCTTGGTTATATAAAACACTTTATGGGGCCAATAAAAGCTTTAGCACCCTTCTTCTTTATAATAGAAATCATGTCTCACTTAGGAAGGGTTGTATCCCTATCTTTACGTCTTTTTGCAAATATGAAAGGTGGAGCTATACTTCTTATTTCAATAATAGGTGTTTTGATAGGGAATCCGTTTACGTTGGCAGTATCTCCAATAGTACTTGTATTTTTAATAACAATAAAGGTATTAGCCATTGTTTTACAAGCTTTTATTTTTATGATATTAAGCACAATATATATAGCTGGTGCGGTGGTACACGAGGAACATTGATATGAATATAAATAAGATTCTTCTAATAATGGATATGGAAAGCGGTAATTGTCAAAGCTCTACAGGAAAGATAATAGACTTTTTGAATGTCTTTAAAACTGAGGTTGATGCGCTTGTAGTTTTAGAGTCTGTTAAAAAAGCTGAGGATATAGCCCTTTCTTTTGGAATGCCCTTTGATCCTAAGATGAAAGAAGATAGTGTAAATAGAACATTAGATAGATTAAAACATATGTTTCCCAAAGAGCTTAACATAAAGTTTCATGTAAAGGTGGGTGATTTTGAAGAAGAAGCAAAAGCTTTATACAATAGCATAAATCCAGACATGCTTATAGTGGCTTGTAATAATTTCAACAAAAATATTTCAAAATTTTCAAAATCAGTAGGTAAACCAGTTTTATTAATAAATTAGGAGGATATTTATGAAGCTTAAAACTCTCATGCTTTTAACTCTTGCTAGTAGCATAGCAATGGCTGACACTGCTAGTTCAAGTAGCTCCGATGCCCATGCAAGAGCGCTTTTTTATGGTTTGATGGCGGTTGCTGCAGGCGTATCTATAGGCCTTGGTGCTTTGGGTGCTGGTGTAGGTGCTGGTTCTGCTATAAGAGGTGCGGAAGAGGGCATGGCTAGAAATCCAAAC
Proteins encoded in this region:
- the rny gene encoding ribonuclease Y, which gives rise to METVVIGILSILVLVLSGFGFLAFKKLSEKQVVNLPNTSEESKILLEEAKRQADAILEEAKKQLEYSKELAEREASKYMEFIKKENEKLGKEKEAIKKELELRKEELEKDYIRKQEELSSKEQSLLQRERSLESKEINLERKLQSLEKKEEELYAKERELRELEKALQKREKEIEQQYKNVETIKSEIEELKNKELLELQRIASLTKEEAYQEILRKAEEEAKIESIRIAKAIEEKAKEEAEREAKRIITTSIQRLSPEIAINYSTSTIELPSNEFKGRIIGREGRNIRAFEILTGVDIIIDDTPDTVTLSSFDPMRREIAKQALGKLIIDGRIHPARIEEVVEEVKKEMDNNIRKLGEETVMELGIHDMNPGLYYYIGKLYYRTSYSQNVLLHSKEVATIAGLMAAELGLNEKAAKRAGLLHDIGKAISNEMGGSHTDIGIELCKKYKEPDYVLNAIKAHHEEEPVKYPEVALVCAADALSAARPGARRESLEAYIKRLEKLEEIVKSFPGVSNVYAMQAGREVRVIVSPSELTDEQAYDMSKKIAKKIEEEMDYPGNIKVVVIRENRFVEYAR
- the atpE gene encoding ATP synthase F0 subunit C, translating into MKLKTLMLLTLASSIAMADTASSSSSDAHARALFYGLMAVAAGVSIGLGALGAGVGAGSAIRGAEEGMARNPNMAGKLQTIMFIGLAFIETFALYAMLFSIIFVFTGIFSGKAGF
- the hemN gene encoding oxygen-independent coproporphyrinogen III oxidase — translated: MYKNTKIDFNLIKKYDKPGPRYTSYPTAVEFKPLSSEVYKKELEDILHDERPLSLYIHIPFCENACWFCGCNVIISHRTDVAKPYLNYLFKEVDMLKDVLKDYKKIDQFHIGGGTPNFLDNEDFYNMMSFIKDRFDFTEEPEVSIEIDPRHIDYKKLKLYKELGFNRISMGIQDFDRNVQERINRVQDEELLKNVIYDIRSLGYKSLNIDLMYGLPGQTVDTFKSTIEKTIEFSPDRVAVFNFAYVPWLKPLQRKIDATTLPEASIKLDMLKLAIELFEASDYAFIGMDHFAKKTDDLYLAQKHRKLWRNFQGYTTRKGVHLIGIGATSIGMLDKAYFQNHKTLRDYYSALDKGVFPIMRGYILNQDDIIRREVIMDIMCNLYVDKKDIASRFSIDFDLYFEKELLELEELEEDGLISINEDKIEVNPEGRLLIRNIAIVFDVYSKAKEKPTFSRTI
- a CDS encoding 5-formyltetrahydrofolate cyclo-ligase, giving the protein MSKKELRSIFLKRRDMLSEEEVCNASLEIAKNLLQDRDFKRAKSVMVYLPIRKEVNPFIDISIYEGKIISLPKIVNDTLVPCIYRSPFVKSIYNTLEPEECQETSIDLCLVPGVCFDKHLYRVGFGKGFYDRFLSANKNIFSIGICYDFQIVDSIEKDPFDVKLNKIISENYVIEGGNYQWKLSL
- the atpB gene encoding F0F1 ATP synthase subunit A, translating into MEHYEHVITSIVAMVVALGVVLAAGKPKIMPSKLQFVIESYINFCKSMVTENMGEQGLRYLPLIASIGLFVFFGNVMELLPFVDAPTGNINTTLALTLIVFFLYHFEGFRVNGLGYIKHFMGPIKALAPFFFIIEIMSHLGRVVSLSLRLFANMKGGAILLISIIGVLIGNPFTLAVSPIVLVFLITIKVLAIVLQAFIFMILSTIYIAGAVVHEEH